The following proteins come from a genomic window of Yinghuangia sp. ASG 101:
- a CDS encoding dimethylarginine dimethylaminohydrolase family protein, whose protein sequence is MRLTLPPVAGASTMSPATRSRRTRMPRPRHRREAVGRQASRRVYVMCPPTHHAGAATDAPRPAGTDDGPAGDSGPARSPAVAGSAAGSAAGSGWALTEGFRAGSAARAAAGGTAGGADGAGYAGYAGYSGYSRSLGPTGNAVGGLDALSGLGGLGGLSGLGDFGHRGDLGSLGAESRAAGGAAGGPPESPMEQWERLREVLLRLGHTVSLIPPRGGLPGMVFAAHAATVVDGRVLGARYRSMARQPESPAYLRWFADRGYRTRLEPVFAHEGETDLIPAGSHLLAAYGPHTEARAHAEAGDFLGLPVVPLELTNPRITRLGSAIAVLTDRTIAYHPAAFSATARERLARMFPERIPVGEEDTLAGGLDAICDGRTVVLTDRAPGLAAQLARHGFRTIAVDMSCFAGLGAGVRSCVLELRVNH, encoded by the coding sequence GTGCGCCTGACCCTTCCGCCCGTGGCCGGAGCAAGCACGATGTCGCCCGCCACCCGCTCGCGCCGGACGCGCATGCCCCGGCCCCGCCACCGCCGCGAGGCGGTCGGCAGACAGGCGTCACGCCGCGTCTACGTCATGTGCCCGCCGACGCACCACGCGGGCGCGGCGACGGACGCGCCGCGCCCGGCCGGTACGGACGACGGCCCGGCCGGCGACAGCGGCCCGGCGCGCTCGCCCGCGGTCGCGGGTTCGGCGGCGGGTTCGGCCGCGGGGTCGGGGTGGGCACTCACGGAGGGGTTCCGCGCGGGGTCGGCGGCGCGGGCCGCGGCGGGCGGTACGGCGGGCGGCGCCGACGGGGCGGGTTACGCGGGGTATGCCGGTTACTCCGGTTACTCGCGCTCCCTGGGCCCGACGGGGAACGCGGTCGGCGGCCTCGATGCCCTGAGCGGGCTCGGCGGGCTCGGCGGGCTCAGCGGCCTCGGCGACTTCGGCCACCGCGGCGACCTCGGCAGCCTCGGCGCGGAGAGCCGCGCGGCGGGCGGCGCCGCCGGCGGCCCCCCGGAGTCCCCGATGGAGCAGTGGGAGCGGCTGCGCGAGGTGCTGCTGCGGCTCGGGCACACGGTCAGCCTGATCCCGCCGCGCGGCGGGCTGCCCGGCATGGTGTTCGCCGCGCACGCCGCGACCGTGGTCGACGGGCGCGTGCTGGGCGCGCGGTACCGGAGCATGGCCCGGCAGCCGGAGTCCCCCGCGTATCTGCGGTGGTTCGCCGACCGCGGCTACCGCACGCGCCTCGAACCGGTGTTCGCCCACGAGGGCGAGACGGACCTGATCCCGGCGGGCAGCCACCTGCTGGCCGCGTACGGGCCGCACACCGAGGCACGGGCGCACGCGGAGGCGGGCGACTTCCTGGGCCTGCCGGTCGTGCCGCTGGAGCTGACGAACCCCCGGATCACCCGGCTCGGCAGCGCCATAGCGGTGCTGACCGACCGGACCATCGCGTACCACCCGGCGGCGTTCTCGGCGACGGCGCGCGAGCGGCTGGCGCGGATGTTCCCCGAGCGGATCCCGGTCGGCGAGGAAGACACGCTGGCCGGCGGGCTCGACGCGATCTGCGACGGGCGGACGGTCGTCCTGACCGACCGCGCGCCGGGCCTGGCGGCGCAGCTCGCGCGCCACGGGTTCCGCACCATCGCCGTCGACATGTCGTGCTTCGCGGGACTCGGCGCCGGCGTACGCAGTTGTGTGCTGGAGCTGCGCGTCAATCATTGA
- the trpS gene encoding tryptophan--tRNA ligase, with translation MVATVTTASGSRGARPRVLSGIQPTAGSFHLGNYLGAVRQYVALQDANDAFYMVVDLHAITVPQDPAELRANTRVSVAQLLAAGLDPDRCALFVQSHVPEHAQLAWVMNCLTGFGEASRMTQFKDKSAKQGSETTTVGLFTYPVLQVADILLYQANAVPVGEDQRQHLELTRDLAQRFNARFGPTFTVPDAYIVKETAKIVDLQEPTVKMSKSASSPKGIVNLLDPANQTAKKIRGAVTDTGTEVRYDEKEKPGISNLLTIHAAVSGTPVAELEERFAGRMYGDFKKEVAEVLVDFVTPFQERFHTYHDDPAELDRILAKGAAKAREVASVTLAEAYDRIGFLPPLAPGAGA, from the coding sequence ATGGTTGCGACCGTTACGACCGCCTCGGGATCCCGCGGGGCACGTCCCCGCGTGCTGTCCGGCATCCAGCCCACCGCCGGCTCGTTCCACCTGGGGAACTACCTCGGTGCCGTGCGGCAGTACGTCGCGCTTCAGGACGCCAACGACGCCTTCTACATGGTCGTCGACCTGCACGCCATCACGGTCCCGCAGGACCCGGCCGAGCTGCGCGCCAACACCCGCGTGTCGGTGGCCCAGCTGCTGGCCGCCGGGCTCGACCCGGACCGCTGCGCGCTGTTCGTGCAGAGCCACGTCCCGGAGCACGCGCAGCTCGCCTGGGTGATGAACTGCCTGACCGGGTTCGGCGAGGCGTCGCGCATGACGCAGTTCAAGGACAAGTCGGCCAAGCAGGGCAGCGAGACGACGACCGTCGGGCTGTTCACGTACCCCGTGCTCCAGGTCGCCGACATCCTGCTTTACCAGGCCAACGCGGTCCCGGTCGGCGAGGACCAGCGCCAGCACCTGGAGCTGACGCGCGACCTCGCGCAGCGCTTCAACGCACGGTTCGGGCCGACCTTCACGGTGCCGGACGCGTACATCGTCAAGGAGACGGCGAAGATCGTCGACCTCCAGGAGCCGACGGTGAAGATGAGCAAGTCGGCGTCGTCGCCGAAGGGCATCGTCAACCTGCTCGACCCGGCGAACCAGACCGCGAAGAAGATCCGCGGGGCGGTCACCGACACCGGCACCGAGGTCCGCTACGACGAGAAGGAGAAGCCGGGCATCAGCAATCTGCTGACGATCCACGCGGCGGTCTCCGGCACGCCGGTCGCGGAGTTGGAGGAGCGCTTCGCGGGCCGCATGTACGGCGACTTCAAGAAGGAGGTGGCGGAGGTGCTGGTCGACTTCGTCACGCCGTTCCAGGAGCGGTTCCACACGTACCACGACGACCCGGCCGAGCTGGACCGCATCCTGGCGAAGGGCGCCGCGAAGGCGCGGGAGGTCGCGTCGGTCACGCTCGCCGAGGCGTACGACCGCATCGGCTTCCTGCCGCCGCTGGCCCCCGGCGCCGGGGCCTGA
- a CDS encoding 2'-5' RNA ligase family protein, translated as MRTIGVSLAIPEPWGGQLQDLRAGFGDPLARAIPTHVTLLPPTEVEDAALGEIEEHLRAVAGVERPFPMILRGTGTFRPTSPVVFVQVARGITDCERLEEAVRSGPLLRGLHFPYHPHVTVAHDLPDDVLDRAFDKLSGYEASFRIDGFSLYEHGPDGVWRPRRAFPFPGGMAPS; from the coding sequence ATGCGCACGATCGGTGTTTCCCTCGCGATCCCCGAGCCCTGGGGCGGGCAGCTCCAGGACTTGCGGGCGGGTTTCGGCGACCCGCTGGCCCGCGCGATTCCGACGCACGTGACGCTGCTGCCGCCCACCGAGGTGGAGGACGCCGCGCTCGGCGAGATCGAGGAGCACCTGCGCGCGGTCGCGGGGGTCGAACGACCGTTCCCGATGATCCTGCGCGGCACCGGAACGTTTCGCCCGACCTCCCCGGTGGTGTTCGTGCAGGTGGCGCGCGGCATCACGGACTGCGAGCGGTTGGAGGAGGCGGTCCGCTCGGGGCCGCTGCTGCGCGGGCTGCACTTCCCGTACCACCCGCACGTGACGGTCGCCCACGACCTGCCGGACGACGTGCTCGACCGGGCGTTCGACAAACTCTCCGGTTACGAGGCGTCGTTCCGCATCGATGGCTTCAGCCTGTACGAACACGGCCCCGACGGGGTCTGGCGCCCCCGCCGGGCTTTTCCGTTCCCCGGCGGTATGGCCCCTTCGTGA